The window AACTGCGCGCCCAGTGGGAAGAAGAACTGGCGGAAATGCGCCTGCGGATTCGCGGCATGCGCACCCAGATGGTCGACCTGCTGGCGAAAAACGCACCACAGCGTGATTTCAGCTTCGTCGGTCGTCAGCGCGGCATGTTCTCCTACTCCGGCCTGACGGTTGAGCAAGTCACCCGTCTGCGCAGCGAGTTCGGCATCTACGCCCTGGACACCGGCCGCATCTGCGTGGCGGCGCTGAACCAGAGCAACATTGATGCGGTGACCAAGGCCATCGTTGCGGTGATCTGAGTCGTTGCGTGATACGAAAAACGGGAAGCCATTTGGCTTCCCGTTTTTTTTTGATTGCAGATAATTCTCAAAGCAACGACTGACCGCTCTAGACTGCACACATATCAAATGTGGGAGCGGGCTTGCTCGCGAAGGCGGCGGTACATTCAGTACTTATTCAAGCTGACCCACCGCATTCGCGAGCAAGCCCGCTCCCACAGGTTTTGTGAACACCCGAGAATTCTGACGAGAACCCACATGAAAAACGATGACCTGCGCGCCGAGCGCGATGACCTGGACGACTTGAATGACTTCACTCCCCGCGTCCCGGCCAAACGCAGCAATAACCTGGTACTGCAAGTGGCCGCTGGCGTATTTCTCGGCGGCCTGGCCTTGTGGCTGGTGCAACTGGCCGCCACGATGCTGTACGCCAAGCTGATGCTCGCCACGGTGACCTTCGGCGGTTAAGCCAGTTCGGTCGCACGCTGACTGGCGGCGTCGTCATAGGCGACGTAGAGCGATTCGGCGACCTGACTCTTGATGGCTTTGGCGCTTTCCAGACCGAGGACGAAACCTTCAGCCTTGCCGCCCGCGCGGTTCAGATCGTCAGCGGTGCCGGCCTGAGTGATCGCGTCAAACAGCTTTTCGGCATGCGGGCCGACACCTTTGGGCAGGCTGATCTGAGCGATGCTCATGCGAACACCCCGTTGTCTTGAGGGGTGAGGATTGGGTGATTCATGGCGCGTACCTTTTCGGCGAATGGCCGGCAGCGCGTGTAACCACTTCCGGGCGGACATGGTAGACCCCTGAGGCGATTCTGGTAACCGTCCAAGGTCGATAAACCACCGTCCGTCTCGATGAATCCATCAAGTTGTTAACAGATGCTTGACTTCTCTTTTTGAATCAGTAACATACACGCCATTCCGCGATAGCTCAGTTGGTAGAGCAAGTGACTGTTAATCACTGGGTCCCTGGTTCGAGTCCAGGTCGTGGAGCCATACAAGGCTCCAGAGAAGGCTTTCAAAATCTCTGAAGCAACCGAAAAAACCCGCCTTTTTGGCGGGTTTTTTCGTTTTGGCGTTCTGTCGGGTTCCGGTAAGTACCAGCCATTTTAAGGGTGAGTTTGGCTTCGAGAGGAATTTGATCATGGCATTGGTCGGTAGACGGAATGGACGGAATTTTGGCTACGGCTGGCAATTGAGCTATGCCGGGCCATAGGCGTTGAAAGACCTGTTTGGCGGCTGGCATTACGGCACGGTCAAAGCGCACAGTGATCAGTGGCAAGCGGTAATCACTGAAGGCGGGATAACAGAAACAACTGTTGCGCTGAGTTCACTGCACGCTAGGTAAAAATCGCTACGGTCTGGCGTGCCCACAATCCGGCCATGCCTCAAACAACACCGTCTGCAATGACAGCGCTGCAGATAGCCCGCAAAACACCGTTCTTCCCTGAAGCCAGTTGGCCGGAGCCACGAAGGGCGCAGCGGGATCAAACTGCTGAGAAATCCGGGCCAACGAGCTCATATCGATTTTCCTTTTTGAGACGATCCAGGCACGCAGGTATCAAGCAACATGAGTGCTCGCTGCAAGCTCATGCGCGGGCTCGGGCTTGATCTTGAACCAGAGGGCGTACATCGCTGGCAGGAACACCAGGGTCAGCACGGTGCCGGCAAACGTACCGCCAATCAGGGTGTAGGCCAGCGTTCCCCAGAACACCGAATGGGTCAGCGGAATGAACGCCAGCATCGCCGCCAACGCCGTGAGAATCACTGGCCGTGCACGCTGCACAGTGGCTTCGACCACTGCGTCATAAGGCGACAGACCGGCTTGCTTATTAGAGTGAATCTGGCCAATGAGGATCAGCGTGTTGCGCATCAGAATCCCTGACAAGGCAATCAATCCCACCAAGGCGTTGATCCCGAACGGCTGCTGGAACAGCAGCAGAATTGGCACCACACCAATCAGACCCAAAGGCGCGGTGGCGAACACCATCATCATTGCCGACATTGAGCGCACCTGAATAATGATGGTCAGCAACATCAGCGCGATCATGATCGGGAACAACGGTAGCAATGCCTTGTTCGCTTTACCCGACTCCTCGATCGCGCCGGCAAACTCAATCCGGTAGCCCGCCGGCAGTTTTTCGATGATGGGCTGCAACTGCGTTATCAAGGCGTTGGAGACATCGGGAGGCTGAAGACCTTCAGCCACGTCACCGCGCACGGTTATCGTCGGCGTACGATCACGACGTCGCAGAATGGGCTCCTCCATGCGCACATCCACCGCCCCTACCTGGGACAGCGACACGCGCTGGCCTTGGACGCCGGTCAGCGTGAAGGCGGCAATTTTCGACGGATCCAGACGCGTCTCTCCCGCCGAGCGAGCGATCACCTGAACCGAACGAATGTCCTCACGCACCTCGGTGACAGGCACCCCCGTGAGCAGGAATTGCAGCTGTTGCGCGACATCGGTCGAGGTCAAGCCGAATGCTTGCAGGCGATCCTGATCCAGCGTGAGATGAAGTGCCGGCGCACGCTCACCCAAGTCGGTGTTGACGGTCCTCATCATGGGGCTGGCGGTCATGACCTCACGCACCTGCGCGGTGATATCCCGCAACACCGCGGGGTCGGCGCCCATCACCCGAAAGGCCACCGGATACGGTGAATAAGGACCAAATACCAACTGCGTCACCCGCACCCGAGCTTCAGGCGCCAAGCCATCGGCCGCCGCTTGTCTGAGGCGGAGCTTGAGCGCCTCACGCTCTTGCTGATTCGCCGTCAGGACGACGATTTTTGCGAAGGATGGATCGGGTAGCTCAGGGGCCATCGCCAAATAGAAGCGCGGCGCGCCTTGCCCAATGTAAGCGGTGACGATCTTGGCCTCCGGCTGCTGAGCCAACCACGCCTCGACTTTGGCCGCTGCCATATCAGTCTGTTCGATAGACGTGCCGTAAGGCATCTGCACCTCAACCAGCACCTCAGGCCGGTCGGACGTTGGAAAGAACTGCTTCTTGACCACGCCCATGCCCAAAATCGCAACAACAAACAAGCCCACGACGGATGTCGCCACCAGGCCTTTGCGGCGGATCACACTGCCCAGCAGACGCCTGAAACGCTGGTAGTTCGGTGTACCGTAAATCGCCGTATGCCCGCCTTCAGGCACCTTGATCTGCGGCAGCAGTTTGACGCCCAGGTAAGGTGTAAACACCACGGCCACCACCCAGGAAGTAATCAGCGCGATGCCAACGATCCAGAACATGTTCGCGGTGTACTCACCAGCGGTCGACTTGGCAAAACCGTTGGGCATAAAGCCGATCGCCGTCACCAACGTTCCCGACAACATCGGCGCGGCCGTGTGGCTCCAGGCATAAGCGGAGGCCTTGATACGGTCGTAGCCCTCCTCCATCTTCACCACCATCATTTCAATGGCAATGATTGCATCGTCTACCAGCAGTCCCAGCGCCAGAATCAACGAGCCCAAGGTAATTCGATCAAAGTCTTTGCCCGTGGCCGCCATGACAATGAACACGGCCGCCAGGGTCAGCGGCACCGCCGCGGCAACCACAACGCCGACACGCCAGCCCATGCTGAGAAAACACACCAGCA is drawn from Pseudomonas sp. 31-12 and contains these coding sequences:
- a CDS encoding efflux RND transporter permease subunit, with the protein product MSGFNLSALAVRERSITLFLILLISVGGLYAFFKLGRAEDPAFTIKQMTVVTAWPGATAQEMQDQVVEKLEKRMQELRWYDRTETFTRPGLAFTTVYLLDSTPPSAVQEEFYQARKKILDEQKGLPSGVIGPMVNDEYSDVTFALYALKAKGEPQRLLVREAESLRQRLLHVAGVKKVNIIGEQAERIFVELSYERLATLGISARDIFSALNTQNMITPAGSVEAKGPQVFIRLDGAFDDLQKIRNTPLTVQGRTLKLSDVAEVKRGYEDPATFLVRNNGEPALLLGVVMRDGWNGLDLGRSLDAEATAINEQMPLGMSLAKVTDQAVNIGASVNEFMVKFFAALGVVLLVCFLSMGWRVGVVVAAAVPLTLAAVFIVMAATGKDFDRITLGSLILALGLLVDDAIIAIEMMVVKMEEGYDRIKASAYAWSHTAAPMLSGTLVTAIGFMPNGFAKSTAGEYTANMFWIVGIALITSWVVAVVFTPYLGVKLLPQIKVPEGGHTAIYGTPNYQRFRRLLGSVIRRKGLVATSVVGLFVVAILGMGVVKKQFFPTSDRPEVLVEVQMPYGTSIEQTDMAAAKVEAWLAQQPEAKIVTAYIGQGAPRFYLAMAPELPDPSFAKIVVLTANQQEREALKLRLRQAAADGLAPEARVRVTQLVFGPYSPYPVAFRVMGADPAVLRDITAQVREVMTASPMMRTVNTDLGERAPALHLTLDQDRLQAFGLTSTDVAQQLQFLLTGVPVTEVREDIRSVQVIARSAGETRLDPSKIAAFTLTGVQGQRVSLSQVGAVDVRMEEPILRRRDRTPTITVRGDVAEGLQPPDVSNALITQLQPIIEKLPAGYRIEFAGAIEESGKANKALLPLFPIMIALMLLTIIIQVRSMSAMMMVFATAPLGLIGVVPILLLFQQPFGINALVGLIALSGILMRNTLILIGQIHSNKQAGLSPYDAVVEATVQRARPVILTALAAMLAFIPLTHSVFWGTLAYTLIGGTFAGTVLTLVFLPAMYALWFKIKPEPAHELAASTHVA